A single Eulemur rufifrons isolate Redbay chromosome 9, OSU_ERuf_1, whole genome shotgun sequence DNA region contains:
- the KAT2A gene encoding histone acetyltransferase KAT2A isoform X2 translates to MAEPSQAPTPAAQPRPLQSPAPAPAPTPAPSPASAPTPAPTPAPVPAPAAAPAGGTGTGGPGVGSGGTGSGGDPARPGLSQQQRASQRKAQVRGLPRAKKLEKLGVFSACKTNETCKCNGWKNPKPPTAPRMDLQQPAANLSELCRSCEHPLADHVSHLENVSEDEINRLLGMVVDVENLFMSVHKEEDTDTKQVYFYLFKLLRKCILQMTRPVVEGSLGSPPFEKPNIEQGVLNFVQYKFSHLAPRERQTMFELSKMFLLCLNYWKLETPAQFRQRSQAEDVATYKVNYTRWLCYCHVPQSCDSLPRYETTHVFGRSLLRSIFTVTRRQLLEKFRVEKDKLVPEKRTLILTHFPKFLSMLEEEIYGANSPIWESGFTMPPSEGTQLVPRPATVSAAVVPSAPIFSPTMGGGSNNSLSLDSAGAEPMPGEKRKLPENLTLEDAKRLRVMGDIPMELVNEVMLTITDPAAMLGPETSLLSANAARDETARLEERRGIIEFHVIGNSLTPKANRRVLLWLVGLQNVFSHQLPRMPKEYIARLVFDPKHKTLALIKDGRVIGGICFRMFPTQGFTEIVFCAVTSNEQVKGYGTHLMNHLKEYHIKHNILYFLTYADEYAIGYFKKQGFSKDIKVPKSRYLGYIKDYEGATLMECELNPRIPYTELSHIIKKQKEIIKKLIERKQAQIRKVYPGLSCFKEGVRQIPVESVPGIRETGWKPLGKEKGKELKDPDQLYTTLKNLLAQIKSHPSAWPFMEPVKKSEAPDYYEVIRFPIDLKTMTERLRSRYYVTRKLFVADLQRVIANCREYNPPDSEYCRCASALEKFFYFKLKEGGLIDK, encoded by the exons ATGGCGGAACCTTCCCAGGCCCCGACCCCGGCCGCGCAGCCCCGGCCCctccagtccccagcccctgccccagctccgACTCCTGCGCCCAGCCCGGCTTCAGCCCCGACTCCAGCTCCCACTCCGGCTCCAGTCCCCGCcccagctgcagccccagccGGGGGCACAGGGACTGGGGGGCCCGGGGTAGGAAGTGGGGGGACCGGGAGCGGGGGGGATCCGGCTCGACCTGGCCTGAGTCAGCAGCAGCGCGCCAGCCAGAGGAAGGCGCAAGTCCGGGGTCTGCCGCGCGCCAAGAAGCTTGAGAAGCTAGGGGTCTTCTCCGCTTGCAAG ACCAATGAAACCTGTAAGTGTAATGGCTGGAAAAACCCCAAGCCCCCTACCGCACCCCGCATGGATCTGCAGCAGCCAGCTGCCAACCTGAGTGAGCTGTGCCGCAGCTGTGAGCACCCCTTGG CTGACCATGTATCCCACTTGGAGAATGTGTCAGAGGATGAGATTAACCGGCTGCTGGGGATGGTGGTGGACGTGGAGAATTTGTTCATGTCTGTTCATAAGGAGGAGGACACGGACACCAAGCAGGTCTATTTCTACCTCTTCAAG CTCCTGCGGAAATGCATCCTGCAGATGACCCGGCCCGTGGTGGAGGGGTCCCTGGGCAGCCCCCCATTTGAGAAGCCTAATATTGAGCAG GGTGTGCTGAACTTTGTGCAGTACAAATTTAGTCACCTGGCTCCCCGGGAGCGGCAGACGATGTTCGAGCTCTCCAAGATGTTCCTGCTCTGCCTTAACTACTGGAAGCTTGAGACGCCTGCCCAGTTTCGGCAGAGGTCTCAGGCCGAGGATGTGGCTACCTACAAGGTCAATTACACCAG atGGCTTTGTTACTGCCATGTGCCCCAGAGCTGTGACAGCCTCCCCCGCTACGAAACCACTCACGTCTTTGGGCGAAGCCTTCTCCGGTCCATCTTCACCGTTACCCGCCGGCAGCTGCTGGAAAAGTTCCGAGTGGAGAAGGACAAGCTGGTGCCTGAGAAGAGGACCCTCATCCTCACTCATTTCCCCAA ATTTCTATCCATGCTGGAGGAGGAGATCTACGGGGCAAACTCTCCAATCTGGGAGTCAGGCTTCACCATGCCACCCTCAGAAGGGACACAGCTGGTGCCCCGGCCAG CTACGGTCAGTGCAGCGGTTGTTCCCAGCGCCCCCATCTTCAGCCCCACCATGGGGGGCGGCAGCAACAACTCGCTGAGTCTGGATTCTGCAGGGGCCGAGCCCATGCCAG GTGAGAAGAGGAAGCTCCCAGAGAACCTGACCCTGGAGGATGCCAAGCGGCTCCGTGTGATGGGTGACATCCCCATGGAGCTGGTCAATGAGGTCATGCTGACCATCACCGACCCTGCTGCCATGCTGGGGCCCGAG ACGAGCTTACTGTCGGCCAACGCGGCCCGGGACGAGACAGCCCGCCTGGAGGAGCGCCGCGGCATCATCGAGTTCCACGTCATCGGCAACTCGCTGACACCCAAGGCCAACCGGCGGGTGTTGCTGTGGCTCGTGGGGCTGCAGAACGTCTTCTCCCACCAGCTGCCGCGCATGCCCAAGGAGTATATCGCCCGCCTCGTCTTTGACCC GAAGCACAAGACTCTGGCCTTGATCAAGGACGGACGGGTCATCGGAGGGATCTGCTTCCGCATGTTCCCCACCCAGGGCTTCACGGAGATTGTCTTCTGTGCCGTCACCTCCAATGAGCAGGTCAAG GGTTACGGGACCCACCTGATGAACCACCTGAAGGAGTATCACATCAAACACAACATCCTCTACTTCCTCACCTATGCCGACGAGTACGCCATTGGCTACTTCAAAAAGCAG GGCTTCTCCAAGGACATCAAGGTGCCCAAGAGCCGCTACCTGGGCTACATCAAGGACTACGAGGGAGCAACACTGATGGAGTGTGAGCTGAACCCCCGGATCCCCTACACGGAGCTGTCCCACATCATCAAGAAGCAGAAGGAG ATCATCAAGAAGTTGATTGAGCGCAAACAGGCCCAGATCCGCAAGGTCTACCCTGGGCTCAGCTGCTTCAAGGAGGGTGTGAGGCAGATCCCTGTGGAGAGCGTCCCCGGCATTC GAGAGACAGGCTGGAAGCcactggggaaggagaaggg GAAGGAGCTGAAGGACCCTGACCAGCTCTACACAACCCTCAAAAACCTGCTGGCCCAGATTAAG TCGCACCCCAGTGCCTGGCCCTTCATGGAGCCTGTGAAGAAGTCGGAGGCCCCTGACTACTACGAGGTCATCCGTTTCCCCATCG ACCTGAAGACCATGACCGAGCGGCTCCGCAGCCGCTACTACGTGACACGGAAGCTCTTTGTGGCTGACTTGCAACGGGTCATCGCCAACTGCCGCGAGTACAACCCCCCGGACAGCGAGTACTGCCGCTGCGCCAGTGCCCTGGAGAAGTTCTTCTACTTCAAGCTCAAGGAGGGGGGGCTCATTGACAAGTAG
- the KAT2A gene encoding histone acetyltransferase KAT2A isoform X1 yields the protein MAEPSQAPTPAAQPRPLQSPAPAPAPTPAPSPASAPTPAPTPAPVPAPAAAPAGGTGTGGPGVGSGGTGSGGDPARPGLSQQQRASQRKAQVRGLPRAKKLEKLGVFSACKTNETCKCNGWKNPKPPTAPRMDLQQPAANLSELCRSCEHPLADHVSHLENVSEDEINRLLGMVVDVENLFMSVHKEEDTDTKQVYFYLFKLLRKCILQMTRPVVEGSLGSPPFEKPNIEQGVLNFVQYKFSHLAPRERQTMFELSKMFLLCLNYWKLETPAQFRQRSQAEDVATYKVNYTRWLCYCHVPQSCDSLPRYETTHVFGRSLLRSIFTVTRRQLLEKFRVEKDKLVPEKRTLILTHFPKFLSMLEEEIYGANSPIWESGFTMPPSEGTQLVPRPATVSAAVVPSAPIFSPTMGGGSNNSLSLDSAGAEPMPGEKRKLPENLTLEDAKRLRVMGDIPMELVNEVMLTITDPAAMLGPETSLLSANAARDETARLEERRGIIEFHVIGNSLTPKANRRVLLWLVGLQNVFSHQLPRMPKEYIARLVFDPKHKTLALIKDGRVIGGICFRMFPTQGFTEIVFCAVTSNEQVKGYGTHLMNHLKEYHIKHNILYFLTYADEYAIGYFKKQGFSKDIKVPKSRYLGYIKDYEGATLMECELNPRIPYTELSHIIKKQKEVIIKKLIERKQAQIRKVYPGLSCFKEGVRQIPVESVPGIRETGWKPLGKEKGKELKDPDQLYTTLKNLLAQIKSHPSAWPFMEPVKKSEAPDYYEVIRFPIDLKTMTERLRSRYYVTRKLFVADLQRVIANCREYNPPDSEYCRCASALEKFFYFKLKEGGLIDK from the exons ATGGCGGAACCTTCCCAGGCCCCGACCCCGGCCGCGCAGCCCCGGCCCctccagtccccagcccctgccccagctccgACTCCTGCGCCCAGCCCGGCTTCAGCCCCGACTCCAGCTCCCACTCCGGCTCCAGTCCCCGCcccagctgcagccccagccGGGGGCACAGGGACTGGGGGGCCCGGGGTAGGAAGTGGGGGGACCGGGAGCGGGGGGGATCCGGCTCGACCTGGCCTGAGTCAGCAGCAGCGCGCCAGCCAGAGGAAGGCGCAAGTCCGGGGTCTGCCGCGCGCCAAGAAGCTTGAGAAGCTAGGGGTCTTCTCCGCTTGCAAG ACCAATGAAACCTGTAAGTGTAATGGCTGGAAAAACCCCAAGCCCCCTACCGCACCCCGCATGGATCTGCAGCAGCCAGCTGCCAACCTGAGTGAGCTGTGCCGCAGCTGTGAGCACCCCTTGG CTGACCATGTATCCCACTTGGAGAATGTGTCAGAGGATGAGATTAACCGGCTGCTGGGGATGGTGGTGGACGTGGAGAATTTGTTCATGTCTGTTCATAAGGAGGAGGACACGGACACCAAGCAGGTCTATTTCTACCTCTTCAAG CTCCTGCGGAAATGCATCCTGCAGATGACCCGGCCCGTGGTGGAGGGGTCCCTGGGCAGCCCCCCATTTGAGAAGCCTAATATTGAGCAG GGTGTGCTGAACTTTGTGCAGTACAAATTTAGTCACCTGGCTCCCCGGGAGCGGCAGACGATGTTCGAGCTCTCCAAGATGTTCCTGCTCTGCCTTAACTACTGGAAGCTTGAGACGCCTGCCCAGTTTCGGCAGAGGTCTCAGGCCGAGGATGTGGCTACCTACAAGGTCAATTACACCAG atGGCTTTGTTACTGCCATGTGCCCCAGAGCTGTGACAGCCTCCCCCGCTACGAAACCACTCACGTCTTTGGGCGAAGCCTTCTCCGGTCCATCTTCACCGTTACCCGCCGGCAGCTGCTGGAAAAGTTCCGAGTGGAGAAGGACAAGCTGGTGCCTGAGAAGAGGACCCTCATCCTCACTCATTTCCCCAA ATTTCTATCCATGCTGGAGGAGGAGATCTACGGGGCAAACTCTCCAATCTGGGAGTCAGGCTTCACCATGCCACCCTCAGAAGGGACACAGCTGGTGCCCCGGCCAG CTACGGTCAGTGCAGCGGTTGTTCCCAGCGCCCCCATCTTCAGCCCCACCATGGGGGGCGGCAGCAACAACTCGCTGAGTCTGGATTCTGCAGGGGCCGAGCCCATGCCAG GTGAGAAGAGGAAGCTCCCAGAGAACCTGACCCTGGAGGATGCCAAGCGGCTCCGTGTGATGGGTGACATCCCCATGGAGCTGGTCAATGAGGTCATGCTGACCATCACCGACCCTGCTGCCATGCTGGGGCCCGAG ACGAGCTTACTGTCGGCCAACGCGGCCCGGGACGAGACAGCCCGCCTGGAGGAGCGCCGCGGCATCATCGAGTTCCACGTCATCGGCAACTCGCTGACACCCAAGGCCAACCGGCGGGTGTTGCTGTGGCTCGTGGGGCTGCAGAACGTCTTCTCCCACCAGCTGCCGCGCATGCCCAAGGAGTATATCGCCCGCCTCGTCTTTGACCC GAAGCACAAGACTCTGGCCTTGATCAAGGACGGACGGGTCATCGGAGGGATCTGCTTCCGCATGTTCCCCACCCAGGGCTTCACGGAGATTGTCTTCTGTGCCGTCACCTCCAATGAGCAGGTCAAG GGTTACGGGACCCACCTGATGAACCACCTGAAGGAGTATCACATCAAACACAACATCCTCTACTTCCTCACCTATGCCGACGAGTACGCCATTGGCTACTTCAAAAAGCAG GGCTTCTCCAAGGACATCAAGGTGCCCAAGAGCCGCTACCTGGGCTACATCAAGGACTACGAGGGAGCAACACTGATGGAGTGTGAGCTGAACCCCCGGATCCCCTACACGGAGCTGTCCCACATCATCAAGAAGCAGAAGGAGGTT ATCATCAAGAAGTTGATTGAGCGCAAACAGGCCCAGATCCGCAAGGTCTACCCTGGGCTCAGCTGCTTCAAGGAGGGTGTGAGGCAGATCCCTGTGGAGAGCGTCCCCGGCATTC GAGAGACAGGCTGGAAGCcactggggaaggagaaggg GAAGGAGCTGAAGGACCCTGACCAGCTCTACACAACCCTCAAAAACCTGCTGGCCCAGATTAAG TCGCACCCCAGTGCCTGGCCCTTCATGGAGCCTGTGAAGAAGTCGGAGGCCCCTGACTACTACGAGGTCATCCGTTTCCCCATCG ACCTGAAGACCATGACCGAGCGGCTCCGCAGCCGCTACTACGTGACACGGAAGCTCTTTGTGGCTGACTTGCAACGGGTCATCGCCAACTGCCGCGAGTACAACCCCCCGGACAGCGAGTACTGCCGCTGCGCCAGTGCCCTGGAGAAGTTCTTCTACTTCAAGCTCAAGGAGGGGGGGCTCATTGACAAGTAG
- the HSPB9 gene encoding heat shock protein beta-9 produces the protein MQQVGNSFSTENRVASRRPSVALAERNQVATLPVRLLQDDPAAAQGNHHAEDSFQVKMNAHGFTPEELVVRVDGQRLMVTGQRQMEANDPERGSYRMSQKVHRQMRLPPDLDPTAMSCCLTPSGQLWVRGQGGVLPLPEAPAGRSSRLQSRGSKEVSNLP, from the coding sequence ATGCAGCAGGTCGGTAACAGTTTCTCCACCGAGAACCGGGTGGCGTCCAGGCGTCCCAGCGTGGCCCTCGCTGAACGGAACCAGGTGGCCACGCTGCCGGTGAGGCTGCTCCAGGATGATCCGGCAGCTGCGCAGGGAAACCACCATGCTGAAGACAGTTTCCAAGTGAAGATGAACGCCCATGGCTTCACCCCCGAGGAGCTGGTGGTGAGAGTGGACGGCCAACGCCTGATGGTGACCGGCCAGCGGCAAATGGAGGCCAATGACCCAGAAAGGGGCAGTTACCGCATGTCGCAGAAGGTGCACCGGCAAATGCGCCTCCCGCCGGACCTGGATCCTACCGCCATGTCCTGCTGCCTGACCCCCTCCGGCCAGCTGTGGGTCAGAGGCCAGGGTGGAGTGCTGCCTCTCCCTGAAGCCCCAGCTGGACGGTCCTCCAGACTCCAGAGCCGTGGCTCAAAGGAGGTTTCCAACCTACCCTGA
- the RAB5C gene encoding ras-related protein Rab-5C yields MAGRGGAARPNGPAAGNKICQFKLVLLGESAVGKSSLVLRFVKGQFHEYQESTIGAAFLTQTVCLDDTTVKFEIWDTAGQERYHSLAPMYYRGAQAAIVVYDITNTDTFARAKNWVKELQRQASPNIVIALAGNKADLASKRAVEFQEAQAYADDNSLLFMETSAKTAMNVNEIFMAIAKKLPKNEPQNAAGAPGRNRGVDLQENNPASRSQCCSN; encoded by the exons ATGGCGGGTCGGGGAGGCGCAGCACGACCCAACGGACCAGCCGCTGGGAACAAGATCTGTCAGTTTAAGCTGGTTCTGCTGGGGGAGTCTGCGGTGGGCAAGTCCAGCCTCGTCCTCCGCTTTGTCAAGGGACAATTCCACGAGTACCAGGAGAGCACAAttggag CGGCCTTCCTCACACAGACTGTCTGCTTGGACGACACAACGGTCAAGTTTGAGATCTGGGACACAGCTGGACAGGAGCGGTATCACAGCCTGGCCCCCATGTACTACCGGGGGGCCCAAGCTGCCATCGTGGTCTATGACATCACCAACACA GATACATTTGCACGGGCCAAGAACTGGGTGAAGGAGTTACAGCGGCAGGCCAGCCCCAACATCGTCATTGCGCTCGCGGGTAACAAGGCGGACCTGGCCAGCAAGAGAGCCGTGGAATTCCAG GAAGCGCAAGCCTATGCAGACGACAACAGTTTGCTGTTCATGGAGACATCAGCAAAGACTGCAATGAATGTGAATGAAATTTTCATGGCAATAG CTAAGAAGCTTCCCAAGAACGAGCCCCAGAATGCAGCTGGTGCTCCAGGCCGGAACCGAGGAGTGGACCTGCAGGAGAACAACCCAGCCAGCCGGAGCCAGTGCTGCAGCAACTGA